The Lacrimispora xylanolytica genome has a segment encoding these proteins:
- the ablB gene encoding putative beta-lysine N-acetyltransferase produces the protein MKKFQCDAENDCKITIDTIKIYLDNMNKRVKILDSSNISVQALEKIIDVATVNQAGKIIVNTDISNLKIFTEAGFNIEGKIAGFFKGKDAYCLSYFIDSKRKIAANSVEKDMLVRQCIKKHGKYIAGGSNTLPYSIRTATQRDIREIAALFSAVFSTYPTPVYDEDYLSQTMNRNVLYKIAELEGKIIGIASADMDIVNLNAEMTDCATYAEYRGKGVLSNIINELESELLNRNFITLYSLSRAINTGINMVLCKHEYIYAGRLINNCNICGAFEDMNIWTKNIHPIN, from the coding sequence ATGAAAAAATTTCAATGTGATGCTGAAAATGATTGTAAAATTACAATAGATACAATAAAAATATATCTGGACAACATGAATAAACGCGTGAAAATACTTGATTCCAGTAACATATCGGTTCAGGCCTTAGAAAAAATAATAGACGTTGCAACGGTAAATCAGGCGGGTAAAATAATAGTTAATACCGATATATCTAATTTGAAGATATTTACTGAGGCAGGATTTAATATCGAAGGAAAGATAGCTGGATTTTTCAAGGGAAAAGATGCATATTGTTTGTCCTATTTTATAGACAGCAAAAGAAAAATTGCTGCTAATTCTGTAGAGAAAGATATGTTGGTCAGGCAGTGCATAAAGAAACATGGAAAATATATTGCCGGTGGCAGTAACACTCTGCCATATAGCATTAGAACCGCGACACAAAGAGATATAAGAGAAATCGCTGCTTTGTTTTCAGCCGTGTTTTCGACATATCCTACCCCTGTATATGACGAGGATTATCTAAGTCAAACAATGAATAGAAACGTATTGTATAAGATTGCTGAATTAGAGGGAAAGATAATTGGGATCGCTTCAGCGGATATGGACATAGTGAATCTGAATGCTGAAATGACGGATTGCGCCACCTATGCAGAATACAGGGGAAAAGGGGTTCTGTCCAATATTATAAATGAGTTGGAATCAGAGCTTTTAAACAGGAACTTTATTACTTTATATAGTCTGTCCAGAGCTATAAATACTGGCATTAATATGGTGTTATGTAAACACGAATACATATATGCAGGCAGGTTAATAAATAATTGTAATATATGCGGTGCATTTGAAGATATGAATATCTGGACAAAAAATATTCATCCTATTAATTAA
- the thiT gene encoding energy-coupled thiamine transporter ThiT: protein MSFFLNYSAENAEYMLTTAGYTAVILLLAAVFFGFQFFSKSQDTTPHVKTQRMVYCAGAMALSLVTSFIKFASLPFGGSITLFSMLFICLIGYVFGLRTGIMTGVAYGILQFIMNPYIFAPIQVLLDYPLAFGALGLSGLFRNKKHGLVAGYITGVIGRYLFHVISGYIFFASYAPEGTNSMIYTLVYNATYILPELIVTVIILYMPPVFKAITQVKRLAVSE, encoded by the coding sequence ATGTCTTTTTTTCTGAATTACTCCGCTGAGAATGCGGAATATATGCTGACCACGGCAGGATATACAGCTGTGATCCTGTTGTTAGCAGCAGTCTTTTTTGGTTTTCAGTTCTTTTCAAAGTCCCAGGATACAACGCCTCATGTAAAGACCCAGCGTATGGTTTACTGTGCAGGCGCCATGGCTCTTTCTCTTGTGACTTCCTTTATTAAGTTTGCCTCACTTCCATTTGGAGGCTCCATCACCCTGTTTTCCATGCTGTTTATCTGCCTCATTGGCTATGTCTTCGGATTAAGAACAGGAATCATGACTGGGGTTGCTTATGGAATTTTGCAGTTTATCATGAATCCATATATATTCGCTCCCATTCAGGTGCTCCTTGATTATCCTCTGGCATTCGGTGCCCTTGGACTGTCTGGCTTGTTTCGCAATAAAAAGCATGGACTGGTGGCTGGATATATCACAGGCGTTATAGGACGATATCTCTTTCATGTAATCTCCGGTTACATATTTTTTGCTTCTTATGCACCGGAAGGTACCAATTCCATGATTTATACCCTGGTATATAACGCCACTTACATTCTCCCAGAGTTAATTGTAACCGTTATTATTCTTTATATGCCTCCTGTATTTAAGGCAATCACCCAGGTAAAGCGGCTGGCAGTAAGCGAATAA